Genomic window (Pseudanabaena sp. FACHB-2040):
CAGATCAGGGTTTTCAGGAGCAGCCTGCAGCGCCAAGTTGACCTCTTTGATCGCCTCGTCGTATCGGCCAAGATCCCTTAGCCCAATGGCAATGCCTCGATTTGCCAGATAGGGCGGATGGCTGCTGCGGAGGCGAGCAATAGCCTGATCAGGGTTAGCAAAGGGCAGGTTGACTGCCAGCAGCAAATCCATAAATCCTTTGAGCAAGCTCAACTCAGGATCGTTGCGGTTGATATCTTCGGCTTGCCCCAGCTCGTTAAAGACCTGCTGCAGCATTCTTAGGGCCGTAGGGGTGCCCCGAGCAATGCCCTGAGTCTGCAAAACATAGCCCCCTTCTAGAAAAATGCCAACAGCGGTATATAGGTGTCCGCGCAGCGGATCGGCATCGACCAGAGCTCGCGCCTTTTGCTGCGTAAGCTTGGCCCGTCGATCCATTTCGGCCAGGTCTTGATCCAGGTATGCCATAGCTGACGCCATCGCCTGAACCATCGGCTCATCGGGTTCACTCGCCAAGGCAGCATTGATGAGCTGCCGCGCTTCTACATAGTCGCCAGCGTAGAACATCGCATTAAAAGCCTCTTCGGAGGCGTCGCCAATGCTGTGAGGATTGACCGTGCGGAATGGGTCAGCCGCGAACGCGGGCAAGCTCGCAAGGCTAATCGTGACAGCCAAAGTCCCTGCAAACCAGCGCTGAAACTGTTGAGCGTGGCGAGAAAACTTAAAAGATCGCAGTGCCATAGAAATACCGTGTGTGCAGAACCACAACCAGTGAGCAATCTAATTCTGAAACCAGGATAGCGTTTACTAGGCAGCAACCGTGTAGCAGCCAGTTGCATCAAAGCTTCCTGTCAAGGGGGCGACAGTTGGGGGCCAGAGAAAGGGGGCTTCAGTGACTGTCTCCAGACCGTCGGTTTCTGTTTCCGGATAAAGAGCAGCGGTCTAGAGCTAGCTTGTAGCCGACTATACCTGAAGACGGCAAACTACTGGGGGAGTTCCCTGAGAGTTCTTGAGAGTTCTTGAGAGTTTTCTGGAAGTTCTCTGGGAGTTTTCTGGAAGTTCTCTGAAAGTTGTCCTTATAACAGAGGGTCTGTAGCGAATCCGGGCGAGTTGCTTAAGCCAGCCTGTAGCATGGGTAAAGAGATGCCGTCGTTACAGCTTCTAGTCCTGTTTCAGCTTGCCGGTCGGGCATACTGAAGCTAAGCAAACTTTCCTTGTTTAATGCTTTACCTCCGCAACCTTACTTACCACCCCACTGCTAGTCCTGTAGCCATTTTGAAAAACATTTCACTCGAACTGGCTCCCCAGGAGATGGGGCTGGTAACTGGGCCGAGTGGCTCTGGCAAAAGTACGCTGCTAGAAATCATGGCAGGGTTAGCCCAGCCAACCCTAGGCGTCATCCAGTGGCGAGACCAACCTCTCAATACGGAATCGTTGCAACAGATTGCTGGGCTGGTTTTTCAGTTTCCAGAGCGCCACTTCTGTGGCCATACCATTTTAGAAGAACTGCGCTTGGGGCACCCAGAGCTAACCCAGGAGCGGATGAGAGAAGCGATGGCAGCAGTGGGTTTGAGCGATATAGATCTCGATGTCATGCCCCACTCCCTCAGTGGTGGGCAGCAAAGACGCCTGGCTCTAGCGGTGCAGCTAATCCGCCAGCCCTATCTGCTTTTGCTGGATGAGCCTACTGCTGGGCTGGACTGGTCAATGCGGCGGCAGGTAGTCGATCTTCTCAAGCAGCTGAAGCAAGAGTGGAGCCTGCTAGTGGTTTCCCACGACGCGGAGGAGCTGTCGATGCTTGCCGATCGGTGCTGGCGGATCGACCACGGAGAACTAACTCCGGTGCCCCAGCCCTCTAAGCTCAAGGTGGTTTCTTAACAGATATGACAACCGCATTTTCTTCGCTACCCACTTTGGGTGACACCTGGCAGAAAACTCTGCAGTGGCAGCCTGACAAGTCTCAAAGGGCACTTTTTCAAAAGCTCTATAAAGGCATTTTGCAGGGCAATCAACAGTTCAACCTAACCCGCATCACAGCTCCAGAAGAATTTTGGGAAAAGCACCTGTGGGATTCGCTGCTGGGCATTGCTC
Coding sequences:
- a CDS encoding Sll0314/Alr1548 family TPR repeat-containing protein, which translates into the protein MALRSFKFSRHAQQFQRWFAGTLAVTISLASLPAFAADPFRTVNPHSIGDASEEAFNAMFYAGDYVEARQLINAALASEPDEPMVQAMASAMAYLDQDLAEMDRRAKLTQQKARALVDADPLRGHLYTAVGIFLEGGYVLQTQGIARGTPTALRMLQQVFNELGQAEDINRNDPELSLLKGFMDLLLAVNLPFANPDQAIARLRSSHPPYLANRGIAIGLRDLGRYDEAIKEVNLALQAAPENPDLLYLKAQINQLQGNTALSIPLYEQALAYADQMPKQTVWQIRFEKCLAEGLAGEACSERASQAQR
- a CDS encoding energy-coupling factor ABC transporter ATP-binding protein, which gives rise to MLYLRNLTYHPTASPVAILKNISLELAPQEMGLVTGPSGSGKSTLLEIMAGLAQPTLGVIQWRDQPLNTESLQQIAGLVFQFPERHFCGHTILEELRLGHPELTQERMREAMAAVGLSDIDLDVMPHSLSGGQQRRLALAVQLIRQPYLLLLDEPTAGLDWSMRRQVVDLLKQLKQEWSLLVVSHDAEELSMLADRCWRIDHGELTPVPQPSKLKVVS